One window from the genome of Pseudomonadota bacterium encodes:
- a CDS encoding alpha-glucosidase encodes MTEHRPSEVIYQVYPSSFADSNGDGLGDLKGILDKLDYIDTLGVDAVWISPVFLTPKGPDGDGGYAITDYREIDPKYGTVDDFKAILDKAHDLGLRVYTDFVLAHTANDHDWFEKSRNREEPYDDYYVWDDGHKDEHGNRLPPNNWKSVFGGPAWNWDDKREQWYLHHFLASQPALNNNIEKVQDAVLDEMRFWLDMGVDGFRLDAMPFANHDPDLRNNPWRDGQWPRDSEHWEEQYFQHSICQDSTVHFIARIREMMDSYPDKKTTLGEAISGPDGGGDSVPVAASYVDAEKGLDMCYTNALMSIWEYPDAGRVAGMVKHLEHHFPEGGNCNSASNHDIPRSASRMTKHIADEDKDKAVKQLMELFISLPGSFCMYQGEELGLPAARIPEDIPLDKLQDPVAHTKGLEHSRDGARTPFPWDSGKKNLGFSSSDTPYLPATESHKARAVDVQEKDPESMLNFTRDRLKWRKAQPALQKGTTKVIDKIPAPLLGFVRKTKEQSILCLFNMSSAQQSIKLSDYFNEKQCKSMNINKDETVTLEAYGSAFYGDKPVAVNVNTKTAAKKKTPKTGT; translated from the coding sequence ATGACTGAACATAGACCGTCAGAGGTTATCTATCAGGTATACCCGTCCAGCTTCGCAGATTCAAACGGCGACGGCCTTGGCGACCTGAAAGGCATTCTGGACAAGCTGGATTACATCGACACGCTGGGCGTGGATGCTGTCTGGATCAGCCCCGTTTTTCTGACCCCGAAAGGGCCGGATGGCGACGGCGGCTATGCCATTACCGATTACCGCGAAATTGACCCGAAATACGGTACCGTCGATGATTTCAAAGCGATTTTGGACAAAGCACATGATCTTGGCCTGCGCGTCTATACCGATTTCGTACTGGCCCATACCGCCAATGACCATGACTGGTTCGAAAAAAGCCGCAACCGCGAAGAACCCTATGACGATTATTATGTCTGGGATGACGGCCATAAGGACGAGCACGGCAACCGCCTGCCCCCGAATAACTGGAAATCGGTTTTCGGCGGCCCGGCATGGAACTGGGACGACAAACGCGAACAATGGTATCTGCACCACTTTCTGGCCAGCCAGCCTGCCCTGAATAACAATATCGAAAAAGTGCAGGATGCCGTATTGGATGAAATGCGTTTCTGGCTGGATATGGGCGTTGACGGCTTCCGCCTTGATGCGATGCCCTTTGCCAATCATGATCCCGATCTGCGCAATAATCCGTGGCGTGACGGCCAATGGCCGCGTGATTCCGAACATTGGGAAGAGCAGTATTTCCAGCACAGCATCTGTCAGGATTCCACAGTGCATTTCATCGCCCGCATCCGCGAAATGATGGACAGCTATCCGGATAAGAAGACCACGCTGGGCGAAGCCATTTCCGGCCCTGACGGCGGCGGCGATTCCGTACCTGTCGCGGCATCCTATGTCGATGCCGAAAAAGGTCTGGATATGTGCTATACAAATGCGCTGATGAGCATCTGGGAATATCCCGATGCGGGGCGTGTTGCCGGTATGGTCAAACATCTGGAACACCACTTCCCCGAGGGCGGCAATTGCAACTCCGCCAGCAATCACGACATTCCGCGCTCCGCTTCGCGTATGACGAAGCATATTGCCGATGAAGATAAGGACAAGGCCGTCAAACAGCTGATGGAACTGTTCATCTCGCTGCCCGGCAGTTTCTGCATGTATCAGGGCGAAGAGCTCGGTCTGCCCGCAGCACGTATCCCCGAAGATATCCCGCTGGATAAATTGCAGGATCCCGTCGCCCATACCAAAGGGCTGGAACACAGCCGTGACGGCGCCCGCACCCCCTTCCCGTGGGATAGCGGCAAAAAGAATCTCGGTTTCAGCTCCTCCGACACGCCTTATCTGCCGGCAACGGAGTCACATAAAGCCCGCGCAGTTGATGTGCAGGAAAAAGACCCTGAGTCCATGCTGAATTTCACGCGTGACCGTCTGAAATGGCGCAAGGCGCAACCGGCGCTGCAAAAAGGCACGACCAAAGTAATCGATAAAATTCCGGCCCCGCTGCTTGGCTTTGTCCGCAAGACAAAAGAGCAAAGCATTCTGTGCCTGTTTAACATGAGCAGCGCACAGCAAAGCATCAAACTCTCCGATTATTTCAACGAGAAACAGTGCAAATCCATGAATATCAACAAGGATGAAACTGTGACGCTGGAAGCTTACGGCTCCGCTTTTTACGGCGATAAACCTGTCGCGGTGAATGTAAATACCAAAACCGCCGCAAAGAAAAAGACACCGAAAACGGGGACATAA
- a CDS encoding PAS domain S-box protein, which translates to MPHKEIRYEDVFHQSPLARVLVELKDDNQLVFADANPMAAEYFGRPVEEMVGKNFAELFPGEMAEHLEQSCRTCIRTKKPVVINALPHFPGGLRVQSFLLSPILHGEGEMRYINIVARPDAGDQTQLEQERDDAILLLTSLFDASGLGIVVTDEEGQIVRVNDAFIDEFGWERDDLLGKDFTILVPPEDRPLSRKLHAAFIQKGRSGSREIELIRKDGRLADILLSTVLIELSQKRRYMVSTIRDITERKNMIRNLQQAKDQADIANRAKSAFLANMSHELRTPLNAIIGFSELIMNETFGAINNDKYTEYMGDIHFSARHLLDIINDVLDMAKIESGKVELIEREVNIGDVFQSVAIIMNERAADTGVLLSFDIADDVPPIRADQRLLRQILINLVSNAIKFTPKGKHVRARAFMSPEGYMRLSVEDEGCGIPANKIQAVLEPFGQAHDPLHSKGQGTGLGLPLAKTMVELHGGHLHLVSKEGEGTCVSLDFPRERSVKEPL; encoded by the coding sequence ATGCCGCATAAGGAAATCCGTTACGAAGACGTCTTTCATCAGTCGCCGCTGGCACGTGTGCTGGTCGAACTGAAGGATGACAATCAGCTCGTATTTGCCGATGCAAATCCGATGGCGGCGGAGTATTTCGGCAGACCGGTGGAAGAAATGGTCGGCAAAAACTTTGCCGAGCTGTTCCCCGGGGAAATGGCGGAACATTTGGAACAGTCCTGCCGTACCTGTATTCGTACAAAAAAACCTGTTGTCATCAATGCCCTGCCGCATTTCCCGGGCGGGCTGCGCGTACAATCCTTTTTGCTGAGCCCGATTTTGCACGGCGAAGGGGAAATGCGTTATATCAATATTGTCGCGCGCCCTGATGCCGGCGACCAGACCCAGCTGGAGCAGGAGCGGGATGATGCCATTTTGTTGCTGACCTCGCTGTTTGATGCCAGCGGTCTCGGTATTGTCGTGACGGATGAGGAGGGGCAGATCGTCCGCGTTAATGATGCCTTTATTGATGAATTCGGCTGGGAACGGGATGATTTGCTTGGTAAGGACTTCACCATTCTGGTACCGCCGGAGGATAGGCCGCTGTCGCGGAAGCTGCATGCGGCTTTTATCCAGAAAGGGCGCAGCGGATCACGGGAGATCGAGCTGATCCGCAAGGACGGGCGTCTGGCCGATATTCTGCTCTCCACCGTTTTGATTGAGCTGAGCCAGAAGCGGCGTTACATGGTCTCCACCATCCGCGATATTACCGAGCGCAAGAATATGATCCGTAATCTGCAACAGGCCAAGGATCAGGCTGATATTGCCAACCGTGCCAAATCGGCCTTTCTGGCCAATATGAGTCACGAGCTGCGCACGCCGCTGAACGCGATTATCGGTTTTTCCGAACTGATTATGAATGAAACCTTCGGCGCGATTAATAACGACAAATATACCGAATATATGGGCGATATCCATTTCAGTGCGCGGCATTTGCTGGATATTATCAATGATGTTCTGGATATGGCGAAAATTGAATCGGGTAAGGTGGAGCTGATCGAACGCGAGGTCAATATCGGTGATGTCTTCCAGTCCGTTGCCATTATTATGAATGAACGTGCGGCTGATACCGGCGTATTGTTGAGCTTCGATATCGCGGATGATGTACCGCCGATCCGTGCAGATCAGCGGCTTTTGCGCCAGATCCTGATCAATCTTGTCTCCAATGCCATCAAATTCACCCCCAAGGGCAAACATGTGCGCGCACGCGCCTTTATGTCGCCGGAAGGTTATATGCGGCTGTCGGTGGAGGATGAGGGTTGCGGCATTCCCGCCAATAAAATTCAAGCTGTTTTGGAACCGTTCGGACAGGCGCATGATCCGCTGCATTCCAAAGGACAGGGAACGGGGCTGGGTCTGCCGCTGGCCAAAACAATGGTCGAGCTGCATGGCGGGCATCTGCATTTGGTGTCGAAAGAAGGCGAAGGCACCTGCGTCTCGCTGGACTTCCCGCGGGAGCGGAGTGTGAAAGAGCCGCTTTAG
- a CDS encoding AI-2E family transporter yields MATAKKSPLGRSRVYNLVLVITALSFIFWGCVIVLFPFIPALLWGVILCLTTWPAYEWLREKLNNRPTLSASLMTSLLALCFIAPVLFLINSLADHFAGAKGLVIKVIEKSAGDPPAWVADLPGVGTHLAGMWTEHLGSQDALIRAIQKYAEPVSNTLLGAGANVGRGAFDLLIGILIAYFFFRHGEAVATQLRTLLDRFIGERAQRLLDVCKNTMIGVVYGMLGTAFVQGTLVGIGFVIAGIPGAAFWGMLAFFASFLPMGPAIIWLPAAIWLFVESQLGMGIFLIIWGVMVGSIDNIVRPYFIGFGIALPFLLVLLGVFGGIAAFGFIGMFIGPTLLAIAYSLISEWSSSDTPIISAAAKTAPSKKSTAKKKASTKKTGAKKKTVKKKTAKA; encoded by the coding sequence ATGGCTACCGCAAAAAAATCTCCCCTCGGACGCAGCAGAGTTTACAATCTTGTGCTGGTCATTACCGCCTTATCCTTTATTTTCTGGGGATGCGTCATCGTTTTGTTCCCCTTTATCCCCGCATTGCTCTGGGGTGTCATCCTGTGTCTGACAACATGGCCCGCCTATGAATGGCTGCGTGAAAAACTGAATAACCGCCCGACGCTGTCCGCATCATTAATGACAAGCCTGCTGGCCTTGTGCTTTATCGCGCCGGTGCTGTTTTTAATCAACAGCCTTGCCGACCATTTCGCCGGCGCCAAAGGGCTGGTGATCAAAGTCATTGAAAAAAGCGCGGGTGACCCGCCTGCATGGGTTGCAGATCTGCCCGGTGTCGGCACGCATCTTGCCGGTATGTGGACAGAGCATCTCGGCAGTCAGGATGCGCTTATCCGCGCCATCCAGAAATATGCGGAACCCGTTTCCAACACATTGCTGGGCGCGGGTGCCAATGTCGGACGCGGCGCTTTTGACCTGCTGATCGGTATTCTGATTGCTTATTTCTTTTTCCGCCACGGCGAAGCTGTTGCAACACAGCTGCGCACATTGCTTGACCGTTTTATCGGTGAACGCGCCCAGCGCCTGCTGGATGTCTGCAAAAACACCATGATCGGCGTGGTTTACGGGATGCTTGGCACGGCTTTTGTGCAAGGCACACTGGTCGGTATCGGTTTTGTTATCGCCGGCATTCCCGGCGCCGCCTTCTGGGGCATGCTGGCCTTTTTCGCGTCTTTCCTGCCGATGGGCCCCGCCATTATCTGGCTTCCCGCCGCCATCTGGTTATTTGTTGAAAGCCAGCTTGGCATGGGAATCTTTTTGATTATCTGGGGCGTCATGGTCGGCTCGATCGACAATATCGTCCGCCCTTATTTCATCGGCTTCGGCATTGCCCTGCCTTTCCTGCTGGTGCTGCTGGGGGTTTTCGGCGGCATTGCGGCCTTCGGCTTTATCGGCATGTTTATCGGTCCGACGCTTTTGGCCATCGCCTATTCCCTGATTTCGGAATGGAGCAGCAGCGACACGCCCATCATCAGCGCTGCCGCAAAAACCGCGCCATCAAAGAAAAGCACTGCAAAGAAAAAAGCCTCCACAAAAAAGACAGGGGCAAAAAAGAAAACCGTTAAGAAGAAAACGGCCAAAGCCTAA
- the smc gene encoding chromosome segregation protein SMC encodes MVEFSKLRLHGFKSFVDPTIMEIGAGMTGIVGPNGCGKSNLVEALRWVMGESSAKRMRGKGMEDVIFNGTGKRPARNTAEVSLWLKNDKRKAPAEFNGEDEIEIIRKIERDSGSAFRVNGKSARARDVQLLFADISIGANSPALVSQGRVADLISAKPTQRRLVLEEAAGISGLHVRRHEAELKLRAAENNLTRVEDVLGTMDSQMQGLKKQARQASRYRNLSGHIEKAEALLLYLQWQKADTAVTRAEEAFNLAESAVREHTLAVTRLTTEHTEKSTVLPALRKDEAESAAALQHLKLSHGMLEKEAQQLHDTLTQNAATLAQIESDITHEGESHHETETRIREISAEIEKLKSQDGGESGEELAQNLTLIQQLQDSVTVLEKEQEDLSALLAESAAEKMRRTQEVENYRGRKQRLSDKLETLKTEKAALEENLPVDNSEDIAAKGEEKEQQINEIQSGIEQLDKKRVALDDVVEAALGDVSEAQKQYTRLNTEIDTLENVLQQHDVAEDADPVLSKIDVDTGFEKALAVALGGDADAPENGGAPVYWTSLPQYKDIAPLPKGVKPLSAVVRAPKTLARRLAFIGVVDSDAEAANIIADLLPGQCLVSREGGAWRWDGLVITKEAPNAAAMRLEQKNRLSECRATLEASTAQLEKAETSLKQAREKREELAEELAQQRHLLREAEQELHNLRREHTAEVNRNAETRSRLQSMQQNILETEEEYAAVTETLAQAEKQQQDMKDDGKAEERLLHLKGQLTQKRQDLAERQSVYDRLLGAAESRTQRLAAMESDLSGWQKRRERMAERREDLEKRKEQALAQKQELASRPDTMKDDLQKLLTQIAEAETRRNKAADLLAEAETATQDLQRRLKEAENAQADARENRAHATAAVKTAQHTRDSIDAQIEEKFSCTVNGLPEKAEIKIEDENTGNLPDVDTVHAKLERLLRERENMGPVNLRAEMESEELAQQMETMTREKDDLIAAITRLRQGISKLNREARTRLLEAFEVVNEHFSDLFTRLFGGGTAHLEMTDAEDPLEAGVEIFAQPPGKKMQVLSLFSGGEQTLTSIALIFAMFLTNPAPICVLDEIDAPLDDSNVDRVCTLLDEISAATGTRFVVITHHRMTMARMHRLYGVTMSEQGVSQLVSVDLQQPSLLDSLAA; translated from the coding sequence ATGGTCGAATTTTCCAAGCTGCGGCTGCATGGTTTTAAATCCTTTGTCGATCCCACGATTATGGAGATCGGCGCAGGCATGACCGGCATCGTCGGCCCCAATGGCTGCGGGAAATCCAACCTTGTCGAAGCTCTGCGCTGGGTGATGGGCGAAAGCTCTGCCAAACGCATGCGCGGGAAAGGCATGGAAGATGTCATCTTCAACGGCACGGGCAAGCGCCCGGCCCGCAACACCGCCGAAGTGTCCCTGTGGCTGAAGAATGACAAACGCAAAGCCCCCGCCGAATTCAACGGCGAAGACGAAATTGAAATCATCCGCAAAATCGAACGTGATTCCGGCTCGGCCTTCCGCGTCAACGGCAAAAGCGCCCGTGCGCGTGATGTACAACTGTTGTTTGCCGATATTTCCATCGGCGCAAACTCCCCTGCCCTTGTCAGTCAGGGGCGTGTTGCCGATCTGATCAGCGCCAAACCGACCCAGCGCCGCCTTGTTCTGGAAGAGGCCGCCGGTATTTCCGGTCTGCATGTCCGCCGCCATGAAGCCGAACTGAAACTGCGCGCCGCAGAAAACAATCTGACCCGTGTCGAAGATGTTCTCGGCACAATGGACAGCCAGATGCAGGGCTTGAAAAAGCAGGCGCGTCAGGCATCACGCTACCGTAACCTCAGCGGCCATATCGAAAAAGCCGAAGCGCTACTGCTGTATCTGCAATGGCAAAAAGCCGACACTGCCGTCACCCGCGCCGAGGAAGCCTTTAATCTGGCGGAATCCGCCGTGCGCGAACATACGCTGGCGGTAACAAGACTGACCACCGAACATACCGAAAAAAGCACGGTTCTGCCCGCCCTGCGCAAAGACGAAGCCGAATCCGCCGCCGCTTTGCAGCATCTGAAGCTCTCGCACGGCATGCTGGAAAAAGAAGCCCAGCAACTGCACGACACTTTGACGCAAAATGCGGCCACGCTGGCACAGATCGAATCCGATATCACCCATGAAGGCGAAAGCCATCATGAAACCGAAACCCGTATCCGCGAAATCTCTGCCGAAATCGAAAAACTGAAGTCGCAGGACGGCGGCGAAAGCGGCGAAGAACTGGCACAGAATCTTACCCTGATTCAGCAATTGCAGGACAGCGTCACGGTTCTTGAAAAAGAACAGGAAGACCTCTCCGCCCTGCTGGCGGAAAGCGCTGCAGAAAAAATGCGCCGCACGCAAGAAGTGGAAAACTACCGGGGCCGCAAACAGCGCCTGTCGGACAAGCTGGAAACCCTCAAAACCGAAAAAGCTGCGCTGGAAGAAAATCTTCCTGTTGATAACAGCGAAGATATCGCCGCAAAAGGTGAAGAAAAAGAACAACAAATCAATGAAATACAGTCCGGTATTGAACAGCTGGATAAAAAACGCGTTGCGCTGGACGATGTTGTCGAAGCTGCTTTGGGGGATGTCTCCGAAGCGCAAAAACAATATACCCGTCTGAATACCGAAATCGACACGCTGGAAAATGTGTTGCAGCAGCATGATGTCGCGGAAGATGCCGATCCGGTCCTTAGCAAAATTGATGTTGATACCGGCTTTGAAAAAGCGCTGGCTGTCGCACTGGGCGGTGACGCCGATGCGCCGGAAAACGGCGGCGCACCCGTCTATTGGACATCGCTGCCGCAATATAAGGATATTGCACCGCTGCCCAAAGGAGTTAAACCGCTTTCCGCCGTTGTCCGCGCACCGAAAACACTGGCGCGCCGTCTGGCCTTTATCGGCGTTGTTGACAGCGATGCCGAAGCCGCAAATATCATCGCCGATCTGTTGCCGGGGCAGTGCCTCGTCAGCCGCGAAGGCGGTGCATGGCGCTGGGACGGACTTGTCATTACCAAGGAAGCGCCGAATGCCGCCGCCATGCGGCTTGAACAGAAAAACCGCCTGTCCGAATGCCGCGCCACACTAGAGGCCAGCACCGCACAGCTGGAAAAAGCGGAAACCAGCCTGAAACAGGCGCGCGAAAAACGTGAGGAACTGGCAGAAGAACTGGCACAGCAACGCCACCTGTTGCGCGAAGCCGAACAGGAACTGCACAATCTGCGCCGCGAACATACGGCCGAGGTCAACCGCAATGCGGAAACGCGCTCGCGCCTGCAATCCATGCAGCAGAATATTCTGGAGACCGAGGAAGAATACGCCGCGGTCACAGAGACACTGGCACAGGCTGAAAAGCAGCAGCAGGATATGAAAGATGACGGTAAGGCCGAAGAACGCCTGCTGCATCTGAAAGGCCAGCTGACGCAAAAACGTCAGGATCTGGCGGAACGGCAATCCGTTTATGACCGTCTGCTGGGCGCCGCCGAAAGCCGTACCCAGCGCCTTGCCGCGATGGAAAGCGATCTGTCAGGCTGGCAGAAACGCCGGGAACGTATGGCGGAACGCCGCGAAGATCTTGAAAAACGGAAAGAACAGGCGCTGGCACAAAAGCAGGAGCTGGCCTCCCGCCCCGACACGATGAAAGATGATCTGCAAAAACTGCTAACGCAGATTGCCGAAGCGGAAACGCGCCGCAACAAAGCCGCCGATCTGCTCGCAGAGGCCGAAACCGCCACACAGGATTTGCAGCGCCGCTTGAAAGAGGCTGAAAACGCACAGGCCGATGCCCGTGAAAACCGTGCCCATGCCACCGCCGCCGTGAAAACGGCCCAGCATACGCGCGACAGTATTGACGCGCAAATTGAGGAAAAATTCTCTTGTACAGTCAACGGGCTGCCGGAAAAAGCTGAAATTAAAATTGAAGATGAAAACACCGGTAACCTGCCCGATGTCGATACCGTTCATGCCAAGCTGGAACGCCTGCTGCGCGAACGCGAAAATATGGGGCCCGTCAATCTGCGCGCCGAAATGGAATCGGAAGAACTGGCGCAGCAGATGGAAACCATGACCCGTGAAAAAGACGATCTGATCGCCGCCATCACACGTCTGCGCCAAGGCATCAGTAAACTGAACCGTGAGGCGCGGACGCGCCTGCTGGAAGCTTTTGAAGTCGTCAACGAACATTTCTCCGACCTGTTTACGCGCCTGTTCGGCGGCGGTACGGCGCATCTGGAAATGACCGATGCCGAAGACCCGTTGGAAGCCGGTGTTGAAATCTTTGCACAACCGCCGGGCAAAAAGATGCAGGTCTTGTCGCTCTTCTCGGGCGGTGAGCAGACTTTGACCTCAATCGCGCTGATTTTCGCGATGTTCCTGACCAACCCCGCACCGATCTGCGTCCTTGACGAGATTGACGCGCCGCTGGATGACAGCAATGTCGACCGCGTCTGCACGCTGCTGGATGAAATTTCCGCCGCAACAGGCACGCGCTTTGTCGTTATCACCCACCACCGCATGACAATGGCGCGGATGCACCGTCTTTACGGCGTCACGATGAGCGAACAGGGCGTGTCCCAGCTTGTCTCCGTCGATCTGCAGCAACCCAGCCTGCTGGACAGCCTTGCCGCCTAA